A part of Larkinella insperata genomic DNA contains:
- a CDS encoding endonuclease III domain-containing protein has protein sequence MKPNFDLTLVLSRVEEAIRPYPKAAMFDLYERGYNTVFEQLISCIISIRTLDETTIPVSLRLFDVARTPEQLLKLAPAALAQLLYGTQYPEQKAYTMLGIAKRAVEEFGGQIPADFETLTSFKGVGPKCANLTLGVATGQAAISVDIHVHRVTNRWGYVRTGQPEQTLKVLEKQVPVAQWIDINRLLMPFGKHICTGTLPRCSTCPVLEYCEQVGVTKHR, from the coding sequence GTGAAGCCCAATTTTGATTTAACGCTGGTTCTGAGTCGGGTGGAGGAAGCCATCCGACCGTATCCGAAAGCCGCCATGTTCGACCTGTACGAGCGGGGATACAACACGGTTTTTGAACAACTGATTTCCTGCATCATCTCCATCCGGACGCTGGACGAAACTACCATTCCGGTTTCGCTGCGGCTTTTCGACGTGGCCCGCACGCCCGAGCAGTTGCTGAAACTCGCCCCGGCGGCTCTGGCCCAACTGCTCTACGGGACGCAGTATCCGGAGCAGAAAGCTTATACGATGCTGGGAATTGCGAAGCGGGCGGTGGAAGAGTTTGGCGGCCAGATTCCCGCCGATTTCGAAACGCTGACTTCGTTTAAGGGCGTCGGCCCCAAGTGCGCCAATTTGACGCTGGGTGTGGCCACTGGACAGGCCGCCATCAGTGTGGACATTCACGTTCACCGCGTCACCAACCGCTGGGGCTACGTCCGGACGGGGCAACCCGAACAGACGTTAAAAGTACTGGAGAAGCAAGTGCCCGTCGCGCAGTGGATTGACATTAACCGGCTGCTGATGCCGTTTGGCAAGCACATCTGCACCGGCACCCTGCCGCGCTGCTCCACCTGCCCGGTACTGGAATACTGCGAGCAGGTGGGGGTGACCAAACACCGCTGA
- a CDS encoding LytR/AlgR family response regulator transcription factor: MIRAIALDDEPPALRVLTHFCGQIATVDLQKTFLRPDEALRHLHDTPTDLLFLDINMPSVSGIEFHKAIPPHLMVIFTTAYAEFAVEGFNLNAVDYLLKPFTFERFQQAVSKASEHYRLRHPADPAKEAYLYIRADYTLHKIALSDILFIEGLDDYLKIHLQPSNHPIVARMTMKTMLQKLQEADPDSKRFIRVHRSYIVPFSRIEQVRNRIITLAGEEIPIGMSYEADFFKRFQP; this comes from the coding sequence ATGATTCGAGCGATTGCCTTAGACGACGAACCGCCCGCCCTGCGGGTCCTGACCCATTTTTGCGGCCAGATTGCCACCGTAGATCTGCAAAAAACGTTTCTGCGCCCCGACGAAGCCCTTCGGCACCTGCACGACACGCCAACCGACCTGCTGTTTCTGGACATCAATATGCCGTCGGTTTCGGGCATTGAATTTCATAAGGCCATTCCGCCCCACCTGATGGTGATTTTCACCACGGCCTACGCCGAATTTGCCGTCGAAGGGTTCAACCTGAACGCCGTGGATTATCTGCTCAAGCCTTTTACGTTCGAACGGTTTCAGCAGGCCGTCAGCAAAGCCAGCGAGCACTACCGCCTGCGCCACCCCGCCGACCCCGCCAAAGAAGCCTATCTGTACATCCGGGCCGATTATACGCTCCACAAAATTGCCCTGTCCGACATTCTGTTCATCGAAGGACTGGACGATTACCTGAAGATACACCTCCAGCCCAGCAATCACCCGATTGTGGCCCGCATGACGATGAAAACCATGTTGCAGAAACTTCAGGAAGCCGACCCGGACAGCAAACGGTTTATCCGTGTTCACCGGTCCTACATTGTACCCTTCAGCCGGATTGAGCAGGTCCGCAACCGGATCATTACGCTCGCTGGTGAAGAAATTCCGATTGGAATGAGCTATGAAGCCGATTTCTTCAAGCGGTTTCAACCATAA
- a CDS encoding sensor histidine kinase has translation MKRTIPPILLHVLICLAFLALPYIFAPVGFPGWSQLARNPHERTNVLSYLFMLAFFYANYYYLIPKLYFEEKYALYITVAAGCFLVIIITVLLLDRQDVFSHLPPPSRPAPVGPGLSRKPPVGFELSHALFLFLVGIFVSLFLQSNNRWRQTEQEKLATELSYLKAQINPHFLFNTLNSIYSLAIEQSDRTADAVVKLSSLMRYVIRDAGHHQVPLSKELEYIRNYIDLQQLRLDDTVQVEFTVNGQPNGQPIAPLILISFIENAFKYGVNPEEKSQITVTVTVQNSRVNLRVFNRKVRVHYDAETAGGIGLKNTRTRLHLMYPNRHTLAISNTANGFTVDLTIDLV, from the coding sequence ATGAAACGCACGATTCCGCCGATTCTACTCCATGTTCTGATTTGCCTGGCTTTTCTGGCGCTCCCCTACATTTTTGCACCGGTGGGCTTTCCGGGATGGTCGCAACTGGCCCGCAACCCGCACGAACGGACGAACGTTCTGTCGTACCTGTTTATGCTGGCTTTTTTTTACGCCAACTATTATTACCTGATTCCGAAACTCTATTTTGAGGAAAAATACGCCTTATACATCACCGTTGCGGCCGGCTGTTTTCTGGTCATTATCATTACCGTGCTCCTCCTCGACCGCCAGGATGTATTTTCCCATTTACCACCGCCCAGCCGACCGGCCCCCGTGGGTCCGGGTCTGAGTCGAAAACCGCCGGTCGGGTTTGAGTTGAGTCACGCGCTGTTTCTGTTTCTGGTCGGCATATTTGTGTCGCTTTTCCTGCAAAGCAACAACCGCTGGCGGCAGACCGAACAGGAAAAACTAGCCACGGAACTCTCGTACCTGAAGGCCCAGATCAACCCGCATTTTTTGTTCAACACGCTCAACAGCATCTATTCCCTGGCCATCGAACAGTCGGACCGGACGGCCGATGCGGTGGTCAAACTTTCGTCGCTGATGCGGTACGTGATCCGGGATGCGGGCCACCACCAGGTACCGCTGTCGAAAGAACTGGAGTACATCCGAAATTACATTGATTTGCAACAACTGCGGCTGGATGACACGGTCCAGGTGGAGTTTACGGTCAACGGCCAGCCCAACGGCCAGCCAATTGCGCCCCTGATCCTGATTTCGTTCATCGAAAACGCGTTCAAATACGGCGTTAATCCGGAGGAAAAATCCCAGATCACCGTGACCGTCACGGTGCAGAACAGCCGCGTAAACCTGCGGGTGTTCAACCGGAAAGTGCGGGTTCACTACGATGCCGAAACGGCGGGCGGCATTGGCCTTAAAAACACCAGAACCCGTCTGCACCTGATGTACCCCAACCGCCATACGCTGGCGATCAGCAATACGGCTAACGGTTTTACGGTTGATTTAACGATTGATCTGGTATGA
- a CDS encoding sugar phosphate isomerase/epimerase family protein: MTKNHVAIALLAASLLTFSDGFAQKGKKIYTFPIGIQAYTYRHSFPKDIVATLDTIQSLGITEMEGGTPKGITTAEFKKLLKERNISIPGTGAGYEQLVKDPMEVVKNAKELGAQYVMCAWIPHQKGNFTLENAKKAVEDFNRVGKVLQENGLTFCYHNHGFEFQPYEDGTLFDYMVKNTDPKYVSFEMDILWATHGGADPVKLLNKYGSRWKLMHLKDLKKGVKGDLTGGTPQENDVILGTGQIDMPMVLKTAKKVGIKHYFIEDESNIWADQVPKSIAYLKNLTE; encoded by the coding sequence ATGACAAAGAACCACGTTGCGATTGCTCTCCTGGCGGCATCTCTGCTTACTTTCAGCGACGGCTTCGCCCAGAAAGGCAAAAAGATTTACACCTTCCCAATTGGCATTCAGGCGTACACATACCGCCATAGTTTCCCGAAAGACATCGTGGCGACGCTCGACACCATCCAATCCCTGGGCATTACCGAAATGGAAGGCGGCACCCCAAAAGGCATCACCACCGCCGAATTCAAGAAATTGCTGAAAGAACGGAACATCAGCATACCGGGTACCGGCGCTGGGTATGAGCAACTGGTGAAAGATCCGATGGAAGTTGTCAAAAACGCGAAAGAGCTGGGCGCTCAATACGTCATGTGTGCCTGGATTCCGCACCAAAAAGGCAACTTTACGCTCGAAAACGCCAAAAAAGCCGTTGAGGATTTTAATCGCGTCGGCAAAGTGTTGCAGGAGAACGGCCTGACCTTCTGCTACCACAACCACGGTTTCGAATTCCAGCCCTACGAAGACGGAACGCTGTTTGATTACATGGTAAAAAACACCGATCCCAAATACGTATCCTTCGAAATGGATATTCTGTGGGCCACACACGGGGGCGCCGATCCGGTGAAACTGCTGAACAAATACGGCAGCCGCTGGAAACTGATGCACCTGAAGGACCTCAAAAAAGGCGTAAAAGGCGATCTGACCGGCGGCACCCCGCAGGAAAACGACGTGATTCTGGGAACGGGCCAGATTGACATGCCGATGGTCCTCAAAACAGCGAAGAAAGTCGGTATCAAGCATTATTTCATCGAAGACGAAAGCAACATCTGGGCGGATCAGGTACCGAAAAGCATTGCGTACCTGAAAAACCTGACGGAATAA
- a CDS encoding D-arabinono-1,4-lactone oxidase, with translation MKKRTFLKISSTLLATPVLPSLETWMDDKKLLNWAGNYAYSTNRLYPAKSLQETQNLVKKYDKLKVLGTRHCFNGIADSSHQMISLVDMTKVHSLDTQAKTVTVDANMKYGNLATYLDSKGFALHNLASLPHISIAGACATATHGSGFKNGNLSTAVAAMEIVLANGEVRTLSRKDGEDFRAAVVHLGGLGVVTKVTLDVQPTYKMRQFVYVNLPMSQLKDHFEAIESSAYSVSLFTDWQKGRVNEVWLKERLEKGQSPAPKPEFYGAQLAKKNLHPIAELSAVNCTEQMGVPGPWYERLPHFRMGFTPSSGKELQSEFFVPYRNAVEAILAVERLRDHISPHLFISEIRTIEADDFWMSPCYKQRSVAIHFTWKPDWNSVRKVLPMIEKELAPFGARPHWGKLFSITPAQLQERYTKLPDFRKMLTEYDPKGKFRNAFLDKNIFGRS, from the coding sequence ATGAAAAAACGAACTTTTCTAAAAATCTCTTCCACCCTGCTGGCAACGCCGGTGCTTCCCTCCCTCGAAACCTGGATGGACGATAAAAAACTCTTAAACTGGGCGGGTAACTACGCCTATAGTACCAACCGCCTGTACCCGGCCAAATCCCTGCAAGAGACCCAAAATCTGGTTAAAAAGTACGATAAACTGAAGGTCCTGGGAACCCGCCACTGCTTCAACGGGATTGCCGACAGCTCCCACCAGATGATCTCGCTGGTGGACATGACGAAGGTTCATAGCCTGGACACCCAGGCCAAAACCGTCACGGTAGATGCCAACATGAAATACGGTAACCTGGCCACCTACCTCGACAGCAAAGGATTTGCGCTGCACAATCTGGCTTCCTTGCCGCACATTTCCATCGCCGGGGCCTGTGCAACGGCCACCCACGGTTCGGGCTTTAAAAACGGCAATTTATCGACGGCGGTGGCGGCTATGGAAATCGTGCTGGCCAACGGCGAGGTGCGGACGCTGTCCCGAAAAGACGGCGAAGACTTCCGGGCGGCCGTCGTCCACCTGGGCGGGTTGGGCGTGGTTACGAAAGTTACACTGGATGTGCAGCCGACGTATAAAATGCGGCAGTTCGTTTACGTAAATCTGCCGATGAGCCAGCTTAAAGATCACTTCGAAGCTATTGAATCGAGTGCCTACAGCGTCAGCCTGTTTACCGATTGGCAGAAAGGTCGCGTCAACGAAGTCTGGCTGAAAGAACGCCTTGAAAAAGGGCAATCGCCGGCACCAAAACCGGAATTTTACGGGGCCCAGCTCGCCAAAAAGAACCTGCACCCCATCGCCGAGCTTTCGGCCGTCAACTGCACCGAACAAATGGGCGTTCCCGGCCCGTGGTACGAACGGCTGCCCCACTTTCGCATGGGCTTCACGCCCAGCAGCGGGAAAGAGCTGCAATCGGAGTTTTTTGTGCCTTACCGCAACGCGGTCGAAGCGATTCTGGCCGTTGAGCGGCTCCGCGACCACATCAGCCCGCACCTGTTCATTTCGGAAATCCGTACCATCGAAGCCGACGACTTCTGGATGAGTCCGTGCTACAAACAGCGCTCGGTAGCCATTCACTTCACCTGGAAACCCGACTGGAACTCGGTCCGGAAAGTTCTGCCGATGATCGAAAAGGAACTGGCACCTTTTGGAGCCCGGCCTCATTGGGGCAAGCTCTTTTCCATCACCCCAGCCCAGCTTCAGGAGCGGTACACCAAGCTGCCCGATTTCCGCAAAATGCTGACCGAATACGACCCCAAAGGCAAATTCCGGAACGCGTTTTTAGACAAAAACATTTTTGGCCGGTCCTGA
- a CDS encoding M24 family metallopeptidase has translation MNHRFLFLLLLLFSASSLSAQPLSPTVVLNERERARVVDEILEDRFINLLPQLMRREGIDMWVLISREYNEDPVLKTMLPSTWLSARRRTILVFFDPGAGKELEKLAIARYDVGTLLKGAWDIDVRPNQWDALVKTIQDRKPKKIGLNFSKNYAHADGLTFTERSEFMEKLPLDYQKRLVSAEKLSVGWLETRTEKEMVIYPLICRLSHQIIQEGFSEQVIQPGVTTTDDVVWWFRQRITELGLETWFHPTVDVQRADSPEFEHLRTFSKQPSGQVIRPGDLLHVDFGITYLRLNTDQQQHAYVLKPGETEVPESIRRAFRQGNRLQDILTERFKAGKTGNQLLLEALEQAKKEGIRGTIYTHPIGVHGHAAGPTIGMWDQQQGVPGSGDYPLFANTAYSIELNAAVEIPEWKKTVRIMLEEDGFFDGTAFRYIDGRQSDVLTIPRKLAHVK, from the coding sequence ATGAATCACCGTTTCCTTTTTCTGCTGCTCCTTCTTTTTTCTGCCTCCAGTTTATCGGCCCAGCCGCTTTCCCCGACGGTCGTTCTGAATGAACGCGAACGGGCCCGGGTGGTCGATGAAATTCTGGAAGACCGCTTCATCAACCTGTTGCCGCAGTTGATGCGCCGGGAGGGCATCGATATGTGGGTGCTTATTTCGCGGGAATACAACGAAGATCCGGTCCTGAAAACGATGCTGCCCAGCACCTGGCTTTCGGCGCGACGCCGGACCATCCTGGTTTTCTTCGATCCCGGCGCGGGAAAGGAACTGGAAAAGCTGGCCATTGCCCGGTATGATGTTGGAACGCTGCTGAAAGGCGCCTGGGACATTGACGTGCGGCCGAATCAGTGGGATGCGCTGGTCAAAACAATTCAGGACCGCAAACCGAAAAAGATCGGCTTGAATTTCTCCAAAAATTACGCCCATGCCGACGGCCTGACGTTTACCGAGCGCAGTGAATTCATGGAAAAATTACCGCTAGATTATCAGAAACGACTGGTTTCGGCGGAAAAGCTGTCGGTGGGCTGGCTGGAAACACGCACGGAAAAAGAGATGGTGATCTATCCGCTCATTTGTCGGTTGTCGCATCAGATCATTCAGGAAGGTTTCTCCGAGCAGGTCATCCAACCCGGCGTGACGACCACCGACGACGTGGTCTGGTGGTTCCGTCAGCGAATTACGGAACTGGGTCTGGAAACCTGGTTTCACCCGACGGTGGACGTGCAAAGGGCCGATTCACCGGAATTTGAACACCTGCGGACGTTTTCCAAGCAACCTTCCGGACAGGTTATCCGGCCCGGCGACCTGCTCCACGTCGATTTCGGGATTACGTACCTGCGACTCAACACCGATCAACAGCAACATGCGTACGTTCTCAAACCGGGCGAAACCGAGGTACCGGAGAGCATTCGCCGGGCCTTCCGGCAGGGAAACCGTCTGCAGGACATTTTGACGGAACGGTTCAAGGCCGGCAAAACCGGGAATCAACTGCTGCTGGAAGCGCTGGAACAAGCCAAAAAAGAAGGCATTCGGGGGACGATTTACACCCATCCGATTGGCGTTCACGGCCACGCGGCCGGCCCGACCATCGGGATGTGGGATCAGCAGCAGGGCGTTCCCGGTTCCGGCGATTATCCGCTGTTTGCCAATACCGCCTATTCCATTGAACTGAATGCCGCCGTTGAGATTCCGGAGTGGAAGAAAACCGTCCGCATCATGCTGGAAGAAGACGGTTTTTTTGATGGCACTGCGTTTCGCTACATCGACGGTCGACAATCGGACGTATTGACCATTCCGCGGAAGCTAGCGCATGTAAAATGA
- the fbaA gene encoding class II fructose-bisphosphate aldolase codes for MSEVATRFKPGVVTGEGVSEIFRHANENDYALPAVNVVGTNSVNAVLETAKAVNSPVIIQFSNGGGIFYAGKTLSNANQQAAIAGSISGALHVHHVAELYGVPVILHTDHCAKKLLPWIDGLLDAGEKHFDQTGKPLFSSHMIDLSEESIEENLEICAKYFERMSKMGMTLEIELGVTGGEEDGVDNSDVDDSKLYTQPSEVAFAYEELSKISPNFTIAAAFGNVHGVYKPGNVKLSPIILKNSQDYIQEKFSTGPLPVNFVFHGGSGSSREEIREAIRYGAIKMNIDTDIQWATWDGVRNYYEANKDYLQGQLGNPTGADAPNKKYYDPRVWLRKAEESVVQRLKVAFEDLNCINRLA; via the coding sequence ATGAGCGAAGTAGCCACCCGATTTAAGCCCGGTGTCGTAACCGGCGAAGGCGTCAGCGAAATTTTTCGTCACGCCAACGAAAATGATTACGCCCTTCCGGCCGTGAATGTCGTCGGTACTAATTCCGTCAATGCTGTGCTGGAAACGGCTAAAGCCGTCAATTCGCCGGTTATCATTCAATTTTCGAATGGTGGTGGTATATTCTATGCGGGCAAGACCCTGTCCAACGCCAACCAGCAGGCAGCTATTGCCGGCTCAATTTCCGGAGCCCTGCACGTTCATCACGTGGCCGAACTCTACGGTGTTCCCGTGATTCTGCACACCGACCACTGCGCCAAGAAGCTGCTGCCCTGGATCGACGGGCTGCTGGATGCCGGTGAAAAACACTTCGATCAGACGGGCAAACCGCTGTTCAGCTCGCACATGATCGACTTGTCTGAAGAATCAATCGAAGAAAACCTGGAAATCTGCGCGAAATACTTCGAGCGGATGTCGAAAATGGGCATGACGCTGGAAATCGAACTCGGGGTGACGGGTGGCGAGGAAGACGGCGTTGATAACTCCGACGTTGACGATTCAAAACTGTATACCCAACCCTCGGAAGTAGCGTTTGCTTACGAAGAACTGTCGAAAATTTCGCCAAACTTCACCATCGCTGCGGCTTTCGGAAACGTACACGGGGTTTACAAACCGGGTAACGTGAAGCTGTCGCCGATCATTCTGAAAAACTCGCAGGATTACATTCAGGAGAAATTCAGTACGGGTCCGCTACCGGTGAACTTTGTATTCCACGGCGGTTCAGGATCGAGCCGCGAGGAAATCCGGGAAGCCATCCGGTACGGAGCCATCAAAATGAACATCGACACGGATATTCAGTGGGCTACCTGGGACGGTGTGAGGAATTATTACGAAGCGAATAAAGATTACCTGCAAGGCCAACTCGGTAACCCGACCGGCGCCGATGCACCGAACAAAAAATACTACGATCCGCGCGTTTGGCTGCGCAAAGCCGAAGAAAGCGTGGTTCAACGGCTGAAAGTAGCGTTCGAAGATTTGAACTGCATCAACCGGTTGGCGTAA
- a CDS encoding tannase/feruloyl esterase family alpha/beta hydrolase: protein MHRKKYVLLTFFLLSFFRSSTAQDCDCQRLASQAFPNAIVTTAECVAVGAFRIPGSNHVVPDLPAFCRVAATLKPVPESNIHIEVWLPSTGWNGRFLGTGNGGGAGNIGYSALINGLKRGFATANTDMGTAPTANEAVGHPERWVDFGHRATHEMTVTGKAITQAYYRKPFHHAYFAGCSTGGQQALMEAQRYPEDYDGILAGAPANNRTHLHTGFVWNLKVTNQFPGGAFLPKEKLTLITNAVLKACAGKDGGAPGDNFLTDPRACRFDPETLPRCPDGVDDGTCLTAAQRTALQKIYAGPTNPRTGERLYTPIPLGSEAIASGLEMQQNPKQAPNSLFYQYKWVFGPNFDYASFDFDRDQDKMDSVLAPILNANDPDLRPLKKRGGKLLMYAGTADPLVPYQDALAYYERVVKAQGGLKPTQEFFRFFLIPGMAHCGGGPGLNDCGQNLALNVPQDRAHDVLTALINWVEQGTGPDQLVATAYQNELPANGVRFRRPVYPYPKLPRYIKGDPNLPTSYRGVAYPKRTVLTPAGKYLR from the coding sequence ATGCACAGAAAAAAATACGTTCTGCTGACCTTCTTTCTGCTTTCCTTTTTCCGTTCGTCCACCGCTCAGGATTGCGATTGCCAACGTCTTGCCAGCCAGGCGTTTCCGAATGCGATCGTGACAACGGCCGAGTGTGTGGCCGTGGGCGCTTTTCGAATACCGGGGAGTAACCACGTGGTCCCGGATCTGCCCGCCTTTTGCCGGGTGGCCGCTACGCTCAAACCCGTACCCGAGTCGAACATCCACATCGAAGTCTGGCTGCCCAGCACGGGTTGGAACGGGCGGTTTCTGGGGACGGGCAACGGGGGCGGGGCCGGTAACATCGGCTATTCGGCGCTGATCAACGGGTTGAAGCGCGGATTTGCCACCGCCAATACCGATATGGGAACCGCACCCACCGCCAACGAAGCCGTGGGGCACCCCGAGCGCTGGGTCGATTTCGGACACCGGGCCACGCACGAGATGACGGTAACGGGCAAAGCCATTACGCAGGCGTATTACCGGAAGCCGTTCCACCACGCGTATTTTGCGGGTTGCTCGACGGGCGGGCAGCAGGCCCTCATGGAAGCCCAGCGGTATCCGGAAGATTACGACGGGATACTGGCCGGCGCCCCCGCCAACAACCGCACGCACCTGCACACGGGCTTTGTCTGGAACTTGAAAGTGACCAACCAGTTTCCGGGGGGCGCGTTTCTACCGAAAGAAAAACTGACGCTGATCACCAACGCCGTCCTTAAAGCGTGCGCGGGCAAGGACGGCGGGGCGCCCGGCGATAACTTTCTGACCGACCCCCGCGCCTGCCGGTTTGATCCGGAAACGTTGCCCCGTTGTCCGGACGGGGTGGACGACGGCACCTGTCTCACGGCGGCCCAGCGAACGGCGTTGCAAAAAATATACGCCGGACCGACCAATCCGCGTACGGGCGAACGGCTGTATACCCCCATTCCCCTAGGTAGTGAAGCAATCGCATCCGGTCTGGAAATGCAGCAAAATCCGAAGCAGGCTCCCAATTCGCTGTTTTACCAGTACAAGTGGGTGTTTGGACCCAACTTCGATTACGCTTCGTTCGACTTTGACCGCGATCAGGACAAAATGGATTCCGTACTCGCTCCGATCCTCAACGCGAATGATCCGGATTTAAGGCCGTTGAAAAAACGCGGTGGCAAACTGCTGATGTACGCCGGAACCGCCGATCCGCTAGTTCCCTACCAGGATGCACTGGCCTACTACGAGCGGGTGGTAAAAGCGCAGGGCGGCCTGAAGCCAACGCAGGAATTTTTCCGGTTTTTTCTGATTCCGGGCATGGCGCATTGCGGTGGAGGGCCGGGCCTGAACGACTGCGGGCAAAACCTGGCGCTGAACGTTCCGCAGGATCGGGCGCACGATGTTCTGACGGCCCTGATCAATTGGGTGGAACAGGGCACCGGCCCCGATCAGTTGGTGGCAACGGCTTACCAAAACGAGCTTCCGGCCAACGGCGTACGGTTTCGGCGGCCTGTCTATCCGTACCCAAAGCTGCCCAGATACATCAAAGGTGACCCGAACCTGCCAACCAGCTATCGGGGTGTGGCCTATCCCAAAAGAACGGTTTTGACGCCCGCCGGGAAGTACCTCCGGTAA
- a CDS encoding MOSC domain-containing protein has product MEAPLKQLLEVFPRSGRVEWIGIRPIRKAPLQSVSEVDVSEKNGLIGDHYSGRSGNRHVTLIQAEHLPVVASLTGHDSVDPGLLRRNIVVSKLNLLALKDHKIQIGDSVILEITGYCHPCSRMETNLGPGGYNAMRGHGGLTARVVQGGTIEVGDDITVLPADQPVSDGLPTPETGSAYQ; this is encoded by the coding sequence GTGGAAGCGCCCTTGAAACAATTGCTGGAAGTGTTCCCCCGGTCCGGCCGGGTTGAGTGGATCGGGATCCGACCGATTCGAAAAGCCCCCCTTCAATCGGTATCGGAAGTGGACGTATCGGAGAAAAACGGCCTGATCGGAGATCATTACAGCGGCCGGAGCGGCAACCGGCACGTGACCCTGATTCAGGCGGAACACCTGCCCGTAGTGGCCTCCCTAACCGGGCACGACTCCGTTGATCCCGGCTTGCTGCGGAGAAACATCGTTGTTTCGAAACTGAACCTGCTGGCGCTGAAAGACCACAAAATCCAGATCGGGGATTCGGTTATTCTGGAAATCACGGGTTACTGCCATCCCTGTTCCCGCATGGAAACCAACCTGGGGCCGGGCGGTTACAACGCCATGCGCGGCCACGGCGGTCTGACGGCCCGGGTGGTGCAGGGCGGTACCATCGAGGTAGGCGATGACATCACGGTGTTGCCAGCTGATCAGCCGGTATCAGACGGTTTACCCACTCCCGAAACCGGATCGGCATACCAGTGA
- a CDS encoding class I SAM-dependent methyltransferase, translating into MTISRDDVVRKIHEMYPGDGYTLYHAQRYATLLDLLNRFANPQSSLLDIGVSRFTEIVRNHFDRPVDTLGFDKEGPTRYGNHYFFNLNDCQFPDRYRKDLPQYGAIVMAEVLEHLYTSPLLVYPFLKSILKPNGILIVQTPNAVAIHKRIKMILGKNPYELIRIQHDNPGHFREYTAEELFDYGEQVGLPPTHISFNNYFDYRYRPVGGEHPSTPMQKWEYLNKLFDMMPRGFRPGLTVVYQNRLAG; encoded by the coding sequence ATGACGATTTCCAGGGATGATGTTGTCCGGAAAATACACGAGATGTATCCCGGGGATGGTTATACGCTTTATCATGCTCAACGCTACGCAACGCTGCTAGATTTATTAAATCGCTTTGCAAATCCTCAATCGAGCTTGCTTGATATCGGCGTTTCCAGATTCACCGAAATAGTGAGAAATCATTTTGATCGTCCCGTCGATACACTTGGATTTGACAAAGAAGGACCAACTCGCTATGGTAATCATTATTTTTTTAATTTGAATGATTGCCAGTTTCCCGATCGTTATCGGAAAGATTTGCCGCAGTATGGAGCCATTGTAATGGCGGAAGTACTTGAGCACCTATACACATCGCCGTTACTGGTTTATCCGTTTTTAAAGTCAATATTAAAGCCCAACGGAATCCTGATTGTGCAGACCCCCAATGCCGTAGCAATTCATAAGCGGATTAAAATGATTCTCGGGAAAAATCCGTATGAGTTAATCCGAATTCAACATGATAATCCAGGGCATTTTCGGGAATATACGGCTGAAGAATTGTTCGACTATGGTGAACAGGTAGGACTGCCACCCACGCACATTTCTTTCAACAATTATTTTGATTATCGGTACCGCCCAGTCGGTGGAGAGCATCCATCGACTCCTATGCAGAAATGGGAATACCTGAATAAACTCTTTGATATGATGCCCAGGGGCTTTCGTCCCGGACTGACTGTTGTCTACCAAAATCGTCTCGCAGGCTAG
- a CDS encoding outer membrane beta-barrel protein — protein MRTVYVTALLFLAFLSNAVAQTEKGRWLVGAQVGDLAYRKMKNDLGNNFTVSLTPSVGYFLVKNLSIGVVVPVTVNNSDLGYSASYFSRSVGIGPSIQYYVGNVNVKPFVGLGYTYNWNYTKWSDPNPANESVSKGYDDNLTPSAGVAFFFNRNVLLSAGLS, from the coding sequence ATGCGGACGGTCTATGTCACGGCCCTTCTGTTCCTGGCCTTTCTTTCAAATGCGGTAGCTCAAACCGAAAAAGGGCGCTGGCTCGTGGGCGCTCAGGTGGGTGATCTGGCGTATCGAAAAATGAAAAACGATTTGGGAAATAATTTTACGGTCAGTCTGACGCCATCGGTGGGCTATTTTCTGGTCAAAAACTTGTCCATTGGCGTCGTTGTGCCCGTCACGGTGAACAATTCAGACTTGGGATACAGCGCAAGCTACTTCAGTCGAAGCGTTGGGATCGGTCCAAGCATCCAGTACTATGTCGGAAATGTCAATGTCAAACCTTTTGTTGGCCTTGGCTATACCTACAACTGGAATTACACAAAGTGGAGTGATCCGAATCCGGCTAACGAGTCCGTATCCAAAGGGTACGACGATAATCTGACGCCGAGTGCCGGAGTGGCCTTTTTCTTTAATCGAAATGTCCTGTTGTCTGCCGGGTTGAGCTAA